A window of Piliocolobus tephrosceles isolate RC106 chromosome 13, ASM277652v3, whole genome shotgun sequence contains these coding sequences:
- the SF1 gene encoding splicing factor 1 isoform X12 — MVALNPDFKPPADYKPPATRVSDKVMIPQDEYPEINFVGLLIGPRGNTLKNIEKECNAKIMIRGKGSVKEGKVGRKDGQMLPGEDEPLHALVTANTMENVKKAVEQIRNILKQGIETPEDQNDLRKMQLRELARLNGTLREDDNRILRPWQSSETRSITNTTVCTKCGGAGHIASDCKFQRPGDPQSAQDKARMDKEYLSLMAELGEAPVPASVGSTSGPATTPLASAPRPAAPANNPPPPSLMSTTQSRPPWMNSGPSESRPYHGMHGGGPGGPGGGPHSFPHPLPSLTGGHGGHPMQHNPNGPPPPWMQPPPPPMNQGPHPPGHHGPPPMDQYLGSTPVGSGVYRLHQGKGMMPPPPMGMMPPPPPPPSGQPPPPPSGPLPPWQQQQQQPPPPPPPSSSMASSTPLPWQQRSLPAAAMARAMRVRTFRAHW; from the exons ATGGTTGCACTCAATCCAGATTTCAAGCCACCTGCAGATTACAA ACCTCCAGCAACACGTGTGAGTGATAAAGTCATGATTCCACAAGATGAGTACCCAGAAATCAACTTTGTGGGGCTGCTCATTGGGCCCAG AGGGAACACCCTGAAGAACATAGAGAAAGAGTGCAATGCCAAGATTATGATCCGGGGGAAAGGGTCTGTGAAAGAAGGGAAGGTTGGGCGCAAAGATGGCCAGATGTTGCCGGGAGAAGATGAACCACTTCATGCCCTGGTCACCGCCAACACAATGGAGAACGTCAAAAAGGCAGTGGAACAG ATAAGAAACATCCTGAAGCAGGGTATCGAGACCCCAGAGGACCAGAATGATCTACGGAAGATGCAACTTCGGGAGTTGGCTCGCTTGAATGGGACCCTTCGGGAAGACGACAACAG GATCTTAAGACCCTGGCAGAGCTCAGAGACCCGCAGCATTACCAACACCACAGTGTGTACCAAGTGTGGAGGGGCTGGCCACATTGCTTCAGACTGCAAATTCCAAAG GCCTGGTGATCCCCAGTCAGCTCAGGATAAAGCACGGATGGATAAAGAATATTTGTCCCTCATGGCTGAACTGGGTGAAGCACCTGTCCCAGCATCTGTGGGCTCTACCTctgggcctgccaccacacccttgGCCAGTGCACCTCGTCCTGCTGCTCCCGCCAACAACCCACCTCCACCG TCTCTCATGTCTACCACCCAGAGCCGCCCACCCTGGATGAATTCCGGCCCTTCAGAGAGTCGGCCCTACCATGGCATGCATGGAGGTGGTCCTGGTGGGCCCGGAGGTGGCCCCCACAGCTTCCCACACCCATTACCCAGCCTGACAGGTGGGCATGGTGGACATCCCATGCAGCACAACCCCAATGGACCCCCACCCCCTTGGatgcagccaccaccaccaccgatGAACCAGGGCCCCCACCCTCCTGGGCACCATGGCCCTCCTCCAATGG ATCAGTACCTGGGAAGTACGCCTGTGGGCTCTGGGGTCTATCGCCTGCATCAAGGAAAAG GTATGATGCCGCCGCCACCTATGGGCATGatgccgccaccgccgccgcctcCCAGTGGgcagcccccaccccctccctctgGTCCTCTTCCCCCAtggcaacaacagcagcagcagcctccGCCACCCCCTCCGCCCAGCAGCAGTATGGCTTCCAGTACCCCCTTGCCATGGCAGCAAA GATCCCTCCCCGCGGCGGCGATGGCCCGAGCCATGAGAGTGAGGACTTTCCGCGCCCATTGGTGA